From a single Mangifera indica cultivar Alphonso chromosome 19, CATAS_Mindica_2.1, whole genome shotgun sequence genomic region:
- the LOC123203530 gene encoding deSI-like protein At4g17486: MEFKIKKGWKSVVPFHLKGESATGFSLFSKVKPTSYGPGQAPVYLNVYDLTPMNGYVYWAGLGIYHSGVEVHGVEYAFGAHDYPTSGVFEVEPRQCPGFKFRKSMYIGTTCLDPIQVREFMERESANYNGNTYHLIVKNCNHFCKDICSKLTGKPVPKWVNRLANIGSICNCILPEALKISAVRHDHDSLRERLSNDYQPFDSNRSLRSAFTCISSISMRQKQLSTSSLFLQSPLRGCLPTWELRRSNNGSLRER, from the exons ATggaattcaaaataaagaaaggatGGAAATCGGTAGTGCCTTTTCATCTGAAAGGCGAATCAGCCACaggtttttctttgttttcgaAGGTGAAGCCGACTAGCTATGGTCCAGGTCAAGCACCTGTTTATCTAAATGTGTATGACTTGACACCAATGAATGGCTATGTCTACTGGGCAGGTCTTGGTATCTATCACTCTGGTGTAGAAG TCCACGGTGTTGAATATGCCTTTGGAGCTCATGACTATCCAACAAGTGGTGTTTTTGAGGTTGAACCACGGCAATGCCCCGGCTTCAAGTTCAGGAAGTCAATGTACATCGGGACCACATGCTTGGACCCTATTCAGGTTAGGGAGTTCATGGAGAGAGAGTCTGCAAACTACAATGGCAATACATATCACTTGATTGTCAAGAATTGCAATCATTTCTGCAAGGACATTTGTTCTAAGCTAACTGGGAAACCAGTTCCGAAATGGGTAAATCGACTAGCAAACATAG GTTCAATCTGCAATTGCATACTTCCTGAAGCCCTCAAGATTTCTGCAGTGCGGCATGACCATGATTCATTGAGGGAAAGGTTATCAAATGATTACCAACCATTTGATAGCAACAGGAGTCTGAGAAGTGCATTTACTTGTATCTCTTCAATCTCAATGCGGCAGAAGCAGTTGTCGACATCTTCCTTGTTTCTACAATCACCCTTAAGGGGCTGCCTACCGACATGGGAATTAAGAAGGTCAAACAATGGTTCATTGAGGGAAAGGTGA
- the LOC123202778 gene encoding J domain-containing protein required for chloroplast accumulation response 1, translated as MERFSQRESVLLGYSPRSSFINDAASPSLPHRNSDIDFNDVFGGPPRRSSMHETRYSFNEATDQNSGHEHDEAAGWNGLSEKPVFGEEVLIRRRHQRENFFDDIFKGNECLSSSPRKRDWDPYSSSPSSRVLSPARPLPPKAEPFGSSLPAQFSLPAKLTIGTELATFASTYRSPYKSKDGASSVMNLYPSTLSRSSSLNLDQEERTDARSFNRQSLLSRELSDLTNYDGTDTGSDSKKESDNSKALTNKSQFHFSIYKWAGKGVPLPVALAMPIRGGNSSRLKENSDANGSSRPDGWIASERMAKELPEETLLDNKSFEMEHSKQDNGLPSIPQRVGSDNSISQSTAEETQFHSQSEMGLSDKRNEIKSVIAEEGRQSDLKPLFSLFFDNDFEQSNEEMSKKDSRKESTVKLSKESSVVSDSTKILKKRDGKKSTLDKAEVGKASLQGSTMNSGDPGKIRVKGKVKEFVKIFNQESLAKPETTVKCPSQSSRWKEGTAKADKEVSLKKTGTDEKIHRPNGHTKKSMPGAPVMVDEYFQQSEKQHSSSLKNTNHISASMPNDPKVDGDLDESFREDFQVKELVVDESKMPQASNGPADIQAIDAKIRQWSNGKEGNIRSLLSTLQYVLWPECGWKPVPLVNIIDGNAVKRTYQKALLYLHPDKLQQKGAASHQKYTAEKVFVILQDAWTHFNSLGSM; from the exons ATGGAGAGATTTTCTCAAAGAGAAAGTGTTCTCTTGGGTTATAGTCCTCGAAGTTCATTCATCAATGACGCTGCATCTCCCAGTTTACCTCACAGAAACTCAGATATTGATTTTAACGACGTATTTGGTGGGCCACCTAGGCGGTCTTCCATGCACGAGACGCGGTACAGTTTCAATGAAGCTACAGATCAAAACTCTGGGCATGAACATGATGAAGCAGCTGGTTGGAATGGTCTCAGCGAGAAGCCAGTGTTTGGGGAAGAAGTTTTGATTCGGAGAAGGCATCAGCGTGAAAAtttctttgatgatattttcaaagGCAACGAGTGTCTGAGTTCTTCTCCGAGGAAGCGTGATTGGGACCCATATTCTTCTTCGCCTAGTTCTCGAGTTTTAAGCCCTGCCAGGCCTCTGCCACCTAAAGCTGAACCATTCGGGAGTTCACTTCCAGCACAATTCAG CCTCCCTGCAAAATTGACGATAGGGACGGAGCTTGCAACATTTGCTTCCACTTATCGTAGCCCGTATAAAAGCAAGGATGGAGCTTCAAGTGTGATGAATTTATATCCATCTACTCTTTCAAGATCTTCAAGCCTAAATCTTGATCAGGAGGAAAGAACTGATGCTCGATCTTTCAATCGTCAAAGCCTTTTATCCAGGGAGTTATCAGATTTGACCAACTATGATGGAACAGACACAGGAAGTGATTCCAAGAAGGAATCAGATAATTCAAAAGCTCTGACAAATAAGAGTCAGTTTCACTTTTCAATATACAAATGGGCTGGCAAGGGAGTACCACTACCAGTAGCTTTAGCTATGCCTATTAGAGGTGGGAATAGTTCAAGATTAAAAGAAAACAGTGATGCTAATGGATCCTCCAGGCCTGATGGATGGATAGCTAGTGAGAGAATGGCGAAAGAATTACCTGAAGAAACCTTGCTTGATAATAAGTCTTTCGAAATGGAACATAGCAAACAAGATAATGGCTTACCTTCTATCCCACAAAGAGTTGGCTCTGACAATTCTATCTCACAAAGTACTGCAGAAGAAACCCAGTTTCATTCTCAATCTGAGATGGGTTTGTCcgataaaagaaatgaaataaagtCTGTGATTGCTGAAGAAGGTCGCCAATCTGATTTGAAACCTCTATTTTCTCTGTTTTTCGATAATGATTTTGAACAAA GCAACGAGGAGATGTCGAAAAAGGATAGTAGAAAAGAAAGTACGGTGAAACTTTCTAAAGAATCATCTGTCGTCTCTGATTCCACTAAAATCCTGAAAAAACGAGATGGAAAGAAGTCTACATTGGACAAAGCAGAAGTTGGCAAGGCTAGCTTGCAAGGTTCAACCATGAACTCAGGGGATCCTGGCAAAATCAGAGTTAAGGGAAAGGTTAAAGAGTTTGTTAAAATCTTCAACCAGGAATCATTGGCAAAACCAGAAACTACTGTCAAGTGTCCCAGTCAGAGCTCTAGATGGAAAGAAGGCACAGCCAAAGCAGACAAGGAAGTGAGTTTAAAGAAGACTGGTACAGATGAGAAAATTCACAGGCCCAATGGGCACACGAAGAAATCAATGCCTGGTGCTCCTGTTATG GTTGATGAATATTTCCAACAGTCAGAAAAACAGCATTCTTCTTCCTTAAAGAACACCAACCATATTTCTG CATCAATGCCTAATGATCCGAAGGTCGATGGAGATCTAGATGAATCTTTTCGAGAAGACTTTCAG GTAAAGGAGCTAGTGGTAGATGAGAGTAAAATGCCACAAGCTAGCAATGGTCCTGCAGATATCCAG GCCATTGATGCTAAAATACGACAGTGGTCAAATGGAAAGGAAGGAAATATACGCTCACTGCTGTCAACTTTACAATAT GTTCTTTGGCCTGAATGTGGGTGGAAGCCAGTTCCTCTTGTTAACATAATCGATGGAAATGCAGTGAAAAGGACTTATCAGAAAGCTCTACTGTATCTACACCCAGATAAGCTTCAGCAAAAGGGTGCAGCTTCTCATCAAAAATACACTGCAGAAAAAGTCTTCGTTATTTTGCAG GATGCATGGACTCATTTCAACTCACTTGGTTCAATGTGA
- the LOC123202750 gene encoding arabinosyltransferase RRA3-like, protein MAGRRDKVQSVRKNRIIVAILIGFIVGCVSAFLFPHGFFSSNSLIKYRQVIKSNSQIGSSCESPERVNMLKSDIASLTYRNSELKKQVRQLTEKLRLAEQGKDHAQKQVIVSGEHHKVGPFGTVKGLRTNPTVIPDESVNPRLAKILEEVAVGKEVIVALANSNVKSMLKVWFTNIKNTGIINYLVVALDDSIAEFCRTNDVPVYKKDPDEGIDSLARTGGNHAVSGLKFRILREFLQLGYSVLLSDVDIVYLQNPFDYLYRDSDVESMTDGHNNRTAYGLNDVFDDPSMGWARYAHTMRIWVYNSGFFYVRPTIPSIELLDRVADRLSKEKAWDQAVFNEELFFPSHPGYTGLHASKRTMDYYLFMNSKVLFKTVRKDDKLKKLKPVIIHVNYHPDKLPRMQAIVEYYVNGKQDALDAFPDGSEW, encoded by the exons ATGGCAGGTCGTAGAGATAAAGTTCAATCAGTTCGCAAAAATCGAATAATTGTAGCCATTTTGATCGGATTTATTGTTGGATGCGTCTCCGCTTTCTTGTTTCCTCACGGTTTCTTCAGCTCCAATTCGCTTATCAAATATCGTCAAGTAATCAAGTCCAATTCCCAG ATCGGATCTTCTTGTGAGTCACCAGAGCGGGTTAACATGCTGAAGTCGGATATAGCATCACTTACTTATAGGAATTCTGAGTTGAAGAAGCAGGTCAGGCAGCTTACTGAAAAGCTACGGTTGGCTGAACAGGGAAAAGATCATGCACAAAAGCAGGTAATAGTGTCGGGTGAACATCACAAAGTTGGGCCTTTTGGAACAGTTAAGGGTTTGAGAACTAATCCTACTGTTATTCCTGATGAATCTGTGAATCCAAGATTGGCAAAGATCTTGGAGGAAGTTGCTGTTGGAAAAGAAGTTATAGTTGCTCTTGCAAATTCGAATGTGAAAAGTATGTTAAAGGTATGGTTTACCAACATCAAGAACACAGGGATTATTAATTACCTGGTTGTAGCGTTAGATGACTCAATTGCAGAATTCTGCAGAACAAATGATGTTCCTGTGTATAAGAAAGATCCAGATGAGGGCATTGATTCACTTGCTAGGACAGGGGGTAACCATGCTGTCTCTGGACTGAAGTTCCGTATCTTGAGGGAGTTTTTGCAGCTTGGTTACAGTGTTCTTCTCTCTGATGTTGATATAGTGTACTTGCAGAACCCATTTGATTATCTTTATCGGGACTCAGATGTGGAGTCTATGACTGATGGTCACAATAATAGGACAGCATATGGCCTTAATGATGTCTTTGATGATCCATCGATGGGGTGGGCACGATATGCTCATACAATGAGGATATGGGTCTACAACTCTGGTTTCTTTTATGTAAGACCTACAATACCTTCAATTGAGCTTTTGGATCGTGTAGCTGATCGACTGTCTAAGGAAAAGGCATGGGACCAAGCAGTTTTTAATGAGGAGCTCTTTTTCCCTTCACATCCTGGTTATACTGGGCTTCATGCTTCAAAGAGAACAATGGATTACTATCTATTCATGAATAGTAAGGTCCTCTTCAAGACAGTGAGGAAAGATGAtaaattgaaaaagttgaaGCCAGTAATCATTCATGTAAATTACCATCCTGATAAATTGCCAAGAATGCAAGCTATTGTAGAATACTATGTGAATGGTAAGCAAGATGCACTAGATGCTTTCCCAGATGGTTCTGAATGGTAG
- the LOC123203608 gene encoding zinc finger protein GAI-ASSOCIATED FACTOR 1-like isoform X1 gives MTAPAEDSISSSVNQIQMIPLPESQEQQQQLKKKRNLPGMPDPDSIVIALSPKTLLATNRFLCEICNKGFQRDQNLQLHRRGHNLPWKLKQRTIKENRKKVYVCPEPTCVHHDPARALGDLTGIKKHYSRKHGEKKYKCEKCSKKYAVQSDWKAHMKTCGTREYKCDCGTVFSRRDSFITHRAFCDALAEECAKIKPTVVASEEEEENHNAKTLVASPPPPPHTPSTSVVSPGLSIQSSEMPENPISLSPPRPVATTPSSSSSHSTSVFASVFSSSLVSQTSQAPSSSFSNQISSLPHSDCPSASGVEPTSLSLSPSLYLSNNSCSLFSKPEHTHLRYAQSSQPAMSATALLQKAAQMGATSSNQSLLRGFGLSMSPSSTGKDGHGRQENNSAVTGLGLGLSSGLTDVVMDPSSLFGSKPATLDLLGLGIGAGGASTSGLSALLNSFGGGGFNVGAATASYGGGRGSSPGEPWEGATERMPHRPALP, from the exons ATGACAGCTCCTGCAGAAGATAGCATATCATCCTCTGTTAATCAGATTCAAATGATTCCATTACCAGAATCACAAGAACAACAGCAACAACTCAAGAAAAAGCGTAACCTTCCAGGAATGCCAG ATCCAGATTCGATTGTGATTGCTTTATCGCCAAAAACTTTACTTGCCACGAACCGATTCCTGTGTGAGATCTGCAACAAAGGGTTTCAGCGCGACCAGAACCTGCAGCTCCACCGACGAGGTCACAATTTGCCATGGAAGCTCAAGCAGCgaacaataaaagaaaaccGCAAGAAAGTCTATGTGTGCCCCGAACCCACGTGCGTGCACCACGACCCAGCTAGAGCTCTCGGTGATCTCACAGGTATCAAGAAGCATTACAGTCGAAAACATGGAGAGAAGAAATACAAATGTGAAAAGTGTTCGAAGAAATATGCTGTACAGTCTGATTGGAAAGCTCATATGAAGACTTGTGGAACCAGAGAGTATAAATGCGATTGCGGCACAGTCTTTTCTAG GAGGGATAGTTTCATAACGCACAGAGCATTCTGTGATGCTTTGGCCGAGGAATGTGCGAAGATTAAACCCACTGTGGTTGCAagtgaagaagaggaagagaatcATAATGCGAAGACCCTTGTTGCTTCTCCACCTCCTCCTCCTCACACTCCGTCAACCAGCGTGGTTTCTCCAGGTCTGTCAATTCAGAGTTCAG AAATGCCTGAAAATCCGATCAGCCTTTCTCCGCCAAGACCTGTGGCTACAACTCCTAGCTCTAGCTCCAGTCATTCCACTAGTGTTTTTGCGAGTGTATTTTCATCGTCACTAGTCTCACAAACGTCCCAAGCACCATCTTCGTCATTCTCCAATCAAATATCTTCCTTGCCCCACTCTGATTGCCCATCAGCCTCCGGCGTGGAACCAAcatctctctcactctctccaTCTCTTTATCTCTCCAACAACAGCTGTTCCCTCTTCTCCAAACCTGAGCATACCCACCTCCGCTATGCTCAATCTTCACAACCAGCAATGTCAGCGACTGCATTGCTTCAAAAAGCAGCTCAAATGGGTGCAACATCTTCAAACCAATCCTTGCTTCGTGGTTTTGGTTTATCAATGTCACCGTCTTCCACAGGTAAAGATGGCCATGGTAGGCAAGAGAACAACTCTGCGGTAACTGGGCTTGGGCTAGGGCTGAGTTCGGGTTTGACCGATGTTGTGATGGATCCTTCTTCTCTGTTTGGGAGCAAGCCTGCCACACTTGATCTTCTGGGACTGGGCATAGGCGCTGGTGGAGCTTCCACTAGTGGACTTTCTGCTCTTCTCAATTCGTTCGGAGGTGGTGGGTTCAATGTTGGAGCAGCTACCGCTTCTTATGGAGGAGGAAGAGGGAGTTCACCAGGCGAACCATGGGAGGGCGCAACTGAGAGAATGCCCCATAGGCCAGCATTGCCCTAG
- the LOC123203608 gene encoding zinc finger protein GAI-ASSOCIATED FACTOR 1-like isoform X2 encodes MTAPAEDSISSSVNQIQMIPLPESQEQQQQLKKKRNLPGMPDPDSIVIALSPKTLLATNRFLCEICNKGFQRDQNLQLHRRGHNLPWKLKQRTIKENRKKVYVCPEPTCVHHDPARALGDLTGIKKHYSRKHGEKKYKCEKCSKKYAVQSDWKAHMKTCGTREYKCDCGTVFSRRDSFITHRAFCDALAEECAKIKPTVVASEEEEENHNAKTLVASPPPPPHTPSTSVVSPEMPENPISLSPPRPVATTPSSSSSHSTSVFASVFSSSLVSQTSQAPSSSFSNQISSLPHSDCPSASGVEPTSLSLSPSLYLSNNSCSLFSKPEHTHLRYAQSSQPAMSATALLQKAAQMGATSSNQSLLRGFGLSMSPSSTGKDGHGRQENNSAVTGLGLGLSSGLTDVVMDPSSLFGSKPATLDLLGLGIGAGGASTSGLSALLNSFGGGGFNVGAATASYGGGRGSSPGEPWEGATERMPHRPALP; translated from the exons ATGACAGCTCCTGCAGAAGATAGCATATCATCCTCTGTTAATCAGATTCAAATGATTCCATTACCAGAATCACAAGAACAACAGCAACAACTCAAGAAAAAGCGTAACCTTCCAGGAATGCCAG ATCCAGATTCGATTGTGATTGCTTTATCGCCAAAAACTTTACTTGCCACGAACCGATTCCTGTGTGAGATCTGCAACAAAGGGTTTCAGCGCGACCAGAACCTGCAGCTCCACCGACGAGGTCACAATTTGCCATGGAAGCTCAAGCAGCgaacaataaaagaaaaccGCAAGAAAGTCTATGTGTGCCCCGAACCCACGTGCGTGCACCACGACCCAGCTAGAGCTCTCGGTGATCTCACAGGTATCAAGAAGCATTACAGTCGAAAACATGGAGAGAAGAAATACAAATGTGAAAAGTGTTCGAAGAAATATGCTGTACAGTCTGATTGGAAAGCTCATATGAAGACTTGTGGAACCAGAGAGTATAAATGCGATTGCGGCACAGTCTTTTCTAG GAGGGATAGTTTCATAACGCACAGAGCATTCTGTGATGCTTTGGCCGAGGAATGTGCGAAGATTAAACCCACTGTGGTTGCAagtgaagaagaggaagagaatcATAATGCGAAGACCCTTGTTGCTTCTCCACCTCCTCCTCCTCACACTCCGTCAACCAGCGTGGTTTCTCCAG AAATGCCTGAAAATCCGATCAGCCTTTCTCCGCCAAGACCTGTGGCTACAACTCCTAGCTCTAGCTCCAGTCATTCCACTAGTGTTTTTGCGAGTGTATTTTCATCGTCACTAGTCTCACAAACGTCCCAAGCACCATCTTCGTCATTCTCCAATCAAATATCTTCCTTGCCCCACTCTGATTGCCCATCAGCCTCCGGCGTGGAACCAAcatctctctcactctctccaTCTCTTTATCTCTCCAACAACAGCTGTTCCCTCTTCTCCAAACCTGAGCATACCCACCTCCGCTATGCTCAATCTTCACAACCAGCAATGTCAGCGACTGCATTGCTTCAAAAAGCAGCTCAAATGGGTGCAACATCTTCAAACCAATCCTTGCTTCGTGGTTTTGGTTTATCAATGTCACCGTCTTCCACAGGTAAAGATGGCCATGGTAGGCAAGAGAACAACTCTGCGGTAACTGGGCTTGGGCTAGGGCTGAGTTCGGGTTTGACCGATGTTGTGATGGATCCTTCTTCTCTGTTTGGGAGCAAGCCTGCCACACTTGATCTTCTGGGACTGGGCATAGGCGCTGGTGGAGCTTCCACTAGTGGACTTTCTGCTCTTCTCAATTCGTTCGGAGGTGGTGGGTTCAATGTTGGAGCAGCTACCGCTTCTTATGGAGGAGGAAGAGGGAGTTCACCAGGCGAACCATGGGAGGGCGCAACTGAGAGAATGCCCCATAGGCCAGCATTGCCCTAG